One genomic segment of Misgurnus anguillicaudatus chromosome 25, ASM2758022v2, whole genome shotgun sequence includes these proteins:
- the LOC141362032 gene encoding uncharacterized protein, giving the protein MPRRTTPRQDAINHILAGRDKNSMLEIKYINPVKGRGIFTLAAFNQGDFVVEYRGELIDEAEAEHRRKLYHNACSIFMFDFIWKRKTWCIDGALEDGSFGRLVNDEHRAPNCRMKLIEAEGKPHLCLFALKEITIGTEITYDYGGKEWPWRQIPPTVTSTAAQESIKDHFQDQSMSSTVSIEETRERPEVQFCNITSGISACETQLSGASIPSGQYSIAELGDHANDLEPNVSSTDLFRSDTVSSCPVFSSTDTKLRAVTQSSSPTPNSPEHEVHCVRGQCNTSSAKEGFGEIAVQHQEISPPTFSTDLNSETESRSACQRSRAAPNNSASETQLSGASIPSGQYSIAELGDHANDLEPNVSSTDLFRNTELRAVTQSSSPTPNSPEHEVHCVRGQCNTSSAKEGFGEIAVQHQEISPPTFSTDLNSETESRSACQRSRAAPNNSASEQNPNASIPSGQYSIAELGDHAHDLETNVSSTDLFRNTELRAVCQSSSPTPNSPEHEVHCVRGQCNTSSAKEGFGEIAVQHQEISPPTFSTDLNSETESRSACQRSRAAPNNSASECTIHKLVFELVRVDKCWICHSPMTSIRWQGVRCKQCSGVWHKICLQKSSEDWDITDDDVSSDDEYIPESVSDSESSGTELSVELPTPSKKAHTTNMPDLGVTVAEQDQTLDIQDNCKNILMDLETTGDLQSDPESESSESYQQCSEKGTVDILSQSKSPTKSAKLLKSQVNYCFVCGKPQTKFARHLERHVNENAEIAQALQFPKSSKDRKVLLEKFRNLGNFKHNSIVKTTGSGCLKVKRSSKQSSSPETYDYCLYCKGMLSRKELSRHMKRCALRPENNGEDGPELRGRVFGIASAQSTMSQPISSELWSVLGKMHKDDVSTAIRNDHYLMQFAQSLFNKHGNDRSKHEYIRQKVRELGRLLVTLRHTTRIHNMEEAIKPGNFFILTSAVKKVSGFDNEKNTFKAPSLALKIGHSLRKISDLIMCRALMEEDQGVIDSIRRFHTLHETKWSELVSHSALSNLSEAKYNKSSRLPLAKDVQKLQLYLGQQVELTREKLANNPTAGTYAALAKVTLCQVILFNRRREGEVARMTVKNFQDRDMSQLNDDISTGLTEVEKRLCKQFARVELKGKKGRKVAVILTPDMTANLSLLISKRKECGVTENNNYLFAIPCSDGHYRGQFGQFADACGAEDPQNLRSTNLRKQIATISQVMNLKDNELDQLADFLGHDIRVHREYYRLPQSTIQLAKISKLLMAMEKGSVKDIQGKSLDEIGDDVDNMDTGSQQLPNVSTSQDNEEMFASVTLGSPHLSETAAQDDQGSAACVASGSPHLPDSVTQGSRVSRRCVKRPWSEEEIHAVMKHMRPFIENGVTVNNEQCLKCKEKEQPTLETRSIQNIRDFVRNRGLAFKRHSNAKH; this is encoded by the exons ATGCCACGAAGAACTACTCCCCGTCAGGATGCCATTAATCACATCCTTGCAGGAAGAGACAAGAATTCAATGTTAGAAATCAAATATATTAATCCAGTTAAAG GTCGTGGTATCTTCACTTTAGCTGCTTTCAATCAAGGAGACTTTGTGGTGGAGTATAGAGGGGAACTCATTGATGAAGCTGAAGCTGAACATAGACGTAAACTGTACCACAATGCATGTTCGATCTTCATGTTTGACTTCATATGGAAGCGGAAGACATGGTG TATTGATGGAGCACTTGAAGATGGGTCATTTGGGCGACTGGTAAACGATGAGCACAGGGCACCAAATTGCAGAATGAAGTTGATCGAAGCAGAAGGGAAGCCACATCTCTGCCTTTTTGCACTGAAGGAAATTACTATAGGAACTGAAATAACTTATGACTATGGTGGGAAAGAATGGCCCTGGCGTCAG ATTCCCCCTACTGTTACAAGCACTGCTGCCCAAGAGTCTATTAAAGATCATTTTCAAGACCAAAGCATGTCATCCACAGTCTCTATTGAAG AGACCAGAGAGAGACCAGAAGTCCAGTTCTGCAATATAACATCAGGCATTTCTGCTTGTGAG ACACAGCTCAGTGGTGCAAGCATCCCTTCTGGCCAATACTCCATTGCAGAGCTTGGTGACCACGCCAATGACTTGGAACCCAATGTGTCCTCGACAGACTTATTCAGAAGTGA CACTGTTTCTTCATGTCCTGTGTTCTCTTCAACAGACACCAAATTGAGAGCAGTGACTCAGTCATCCAGTCCCACACCAAACAGCCCTGAGCATGAG gTGCATTGTGTCAGAGGTCAATGTAACACTTCTTCTGCGAAAGAGGGGTTTGGAGAAATTGCTGTCCAGCACCAGGAGATTTCACCCCCTACGTTCTCAACAGATCTTAACAGTG AGACCGAATCGAGATCAGCATGTCAAAGATCTAGAGCCGCACCAAACAACTCTGCTTCTGAG ACACAGCTCAGTGGTGCAAGCATCCCTTCTGGCCAATACTCCATTGCAGAGCTTGGTGACCACGCCAATGACTTGGAACCCAATGTGTCCTCTACAGACTTATTCAGAA ACACCGAATTGAGAGCAGTGACTCAGTCATCCAGTCCCACACCAAACAGCCCTGAGCATGAG gtgCATTGTGTCAGAGGTCAATGTAACACTTCTTCTGCGAAAGAGGGGTTTGGAGAAATTGCTGTCCAGCACCAGGAGATTTCACCCCCTACGTTCTCAACAGATCTTAACAGTG AGACCGAATCGAGATCAGCATGTCAAAGATCTAGAGCCGCACCAAACAACTCTGCTTCTGAG caaaatccaAATGCAAGCATCCCTTCTGGTCAATACTCCATTGCAGAGCTTGGTGACCACGCCCATGACTTGGAAACCAATGTGTCCTCTACAGACTTATTCAGAA ACACCGAATTGAGAGCAGTGTGTCAGTCATCCAGTCCCACACCAAACAGCCCTGAGCATGAG gtgCATTGTGTCAGAGGTCAATGTAACACTTCTTCTGCGAAAGAGGGGTTTGGAGAAATTGCTGTCCAGCACCAGGAGATTTCACCCCCTACGTTCTCAACAGATCTTAACAGTG AGACCGAATCGAGATCAGCATGTCAAAGATCTAGAGCCGCACCAAACAACTCTGCTTCTGAG TGTACAATCCATAAGCTGGTTTTTGAATTGGTAAGAGTTGACAAATGCTGGATATGCCATTCACCTATGACATCTATCAGATGGCAAGGTGTAAGATGCAAAC AATGCTCTGGTGTGTGGCATAAAATCTGCCTCCAAAAATCCTCAGAAGACTGGGATATAACAGAT GATGATGTCTCATCTGATGACGAGTACATCCCAGAATCTGTATCGGATTCAGAAAGCTCAGGGACAGAGTTGAGTGTTGAGTTGCCTACACCATCCAAAAAGGCCCATACCACTAATATGCCTGATTTAGGCGTTACTGTTGCTGAACAAGATCAGACCTTAGATATACAGGACAACTGTAAGAATATCCTGATGGATCTAGAAACTACTGGTGATCTCCAAAGTGACCCAGAATCAGAAAGCTCAGAGTCATACCAGCAGTGTAGTGAAAAGGGGACTGTGGATATTCTTAGCCAAAGTAAATCCCCAACCAAATCGGCAAAATTACTTAAAAGCCAAGTCAATTATTGTTTTGTATGTGGAAAACCTCAAACCAAATTTGCTCGTCATCTCGAGAGGCATGTAAATGAAAATGCTGAAATCGCTCAGGCACTCCAGTTCCCGAAATCATCAAAGGACAGAAAGGTTCTTCTTGAGAAATTCCGAAACCTTGGCAACTTCAAGCATAACTCAATTGTTAAAACCACGGGATCAGGCTGTCTTAAAGTGAAAAGGAGTTCCAAACAGAGCAGCAGCCCTGAGACGTATGATTACTGCTTGTACTGTAAGGGAATGTTATCCAGAAAAGAACTTTCTCGACATATGAAAAGATGTGCTCTAAGACCAGAGAATAATGGTGAAGATGGACCTGAGTTGAGAGGGAGAGTCTTTGGTATAGCATCTGCTCAATCCACAATGTCCCAGCCAATTTCAAGTGAACTTTGGTCAGTGCTGGGCAAAATGCACAAGGATGACGTGTCCACTGCAATAAGGAATGACCATTATCTCATGCAGTTTGCACAGTCCCTCTTTAATAAACATGGGAATGACAGATCAAAGCATGAGTATATAAGACAAAAAGTAAGGGAACTTGGGAGATTACTTGTAACTTTGCGCCACACAACAAGAATCCATAACATGGAAGAGGCAATAAAACCCGGCAACTTCTTTATTCTTACTAGTGCTGTCAAGAAAGTTTCGGGTTTTGATAACgaaaaaaacacattcaaagCCCCAAGTTTGGCCCTAAAAATTGGGCATTCTCTCAGAAAGATAAGTGACCTCATCATGTGTCGTGCTCTCATGGAAGAGGACCAAGGGGTGATCGATTCCATCAGGAGGTTTCATACACTTCATGAAACAAAGTGGTCTGAATTAGTTTCCCATTCTGCCCTATCAAACCTTAGTGAGGCAAAATACAACAAGAGCTCCAGGCTTCCACTGGCCAAAGACGTTCAGAAGCTACAGTTATATCTTGGTCAGCAAGTGGAATTGACTAGGGAGAAACTAGCCAATAACCCAACAGCAGGCACTTATGCAGCACTAGCAAAGGTGACACTCTGTCAAGTAATTTTGTTTAATAGGAGGAGGGAAGGTGAAGTGGCACGGATGACTgtaaaaaattttcaagatcGTGACATGTCCCAGCTAAACGATGACATAAGCACTGGGCTTACAGAAGTTGAAAAGAGACTTTGCAAACAATTCGCCAGAGTGGAACTGAAAGGGAAAAAAGGACGAAAGGTTGCTGTGATCCTGACTCCTGATATGACTGCTAACCTGTCACTTCTCATTAGTAAGAGGAAAGAGTGTGGAGTAACTGAAAACAACAATTACCTCTTCGCGATTCCTTGTAGTGATGGTCACTACAGAGGGCAGTTTGGTCAATTTGCAGATGCTTGTGGAGCCGAAGATCCTCAAAACCTCAGATCAACTAACCTTCGCAAACAGATCGCCACAATAAGCCAAGTCATGAACTTGAAAGATAATGAACTGGACCAACTGGCCGATTTTCTCGGCCATGACATTAGGGTGCATAGGGAGTACTATCGACTGCCCCAATCAACAATTCAGCTGGCTAAGATCTCAAAGCTGCTTATGGCTATGGAAAAGGGAAGTGTGAAGGATATTCAGGGAAAATCTCTGGATGAAATTGGTG ATGATGTAGACAATATGGATACCGGATCACAGCAACTCCCTAATGTTTCCACATCGCAAG ACAATGAAGAAATGTTTGCTTCTGTGACTCTTGGATCGCCTCACCTCTCTGAGACTGCAGCTCAAG atgacCAGGGGAGTGCTGCCTGTGTAGCTTCTGGTTCACCTCATCTCCCTGACTCAGTTACTCAAG gtTCCCGTGTTTCAAGGCGGTGTGTGAAGAGACCATGGTCTGAGGAGGAGATACATGCTGTGATGAAACACATGAGACCTTTTATTGAAAACGGCGTGACTGTCAACAATGAGCAGTGCCTGAAGTGCAaggaaaaagaacaacccaccTTGGAGACAAGATCCATTCAAAACATTAGGGATTTTGTGCGCAACAGAGGTTTGGCCTTTAAGAGGCATTCAAATGCTAAACATTAA